Below is a window of Virgibacillus sp. NKC19-3 DNA.
TAAAAGGATTGAATCTTATATATCAAATGTATACACAGACATAAAGGAGTGAAGCATGGTGGGAGACTATTTAATAAAAGCAACGACTAATAAAGGTATGGTACGTGCCTATGGCGTGATCTCCACACAAACTGTGAAAGAAGTGTGCGAGAGACAGGATACCTGGGCGACCGCTTCTGCTGCTTTAGGTCGTACGGTTACGATAACAGCGATGATGGGTGCGATGCTTAAAGGGGAAGATACCATTACTGTAAAAGTGCAAGGTGATGGACCGATTGGTGGTATCATTGCGGATGGTAATGCGAAAGCAGAGGTTCGTGGATATGTAACAAATCCGCATGTTGATTTTGACTTAAATGCGTTTGGGAAATTAGATGTGGCACGTGCAGTCGGTACAAACGGAACGATCAGTGTCGTAAAAGACCTTGGATTGAAGGATTATTTTACCGGTGAAGTTCCGATTATTTCCGGGGAAATTGGAGAAGACTTTACGTATTATTTTGCCCATTCGGAGCAGACGCCTTCTGCTGTAGGTGCAGGTGTATTGGTCAATCCGAATCACTCCGTACTTGCAGCTGGTGGGTTTATTATCCAAGTGATGCCTGGGGCTACCGAGGAAGTAATCCAACAATTAGAAGAGCAAATTCAGGCTTTTCCGGCGATATCAACGCTCATTCAAGACGAAAATACACCAGAAGACCTCCTACAGCTCCTGTTTCCTGAAGAAGAGGTAAAGATACTGGAGCGTCTACCGCTTCAATTTCATTGTGGATGTTCGAAAGAGCGAATCGAGCAAGCTATGATGGGATTAGGAAATGAGGAAATTAGGAGCATGATGGAGGAGGATCACGGTGCAGAAGTAAGTTGTCATTTCTGTAATGAAGTCTATCATTTTACAGAAGAGGAACTTCAAGCATTGATAAAATAGTGAACAAACAACTTGGAGGATAACTATGTCCAGAAAATTACTCCTAGCCGTTATTGTCGTTCTTTTGATTACAAATATTGCTACACTACTGGTTTGGAATAATCAAGAATCGATTGTAAGAAATAATGACGAAGCAGTAGCATCCATTGATGGAGAAGCGATTACCTACGGGGAGTGGATGCGTTCTCTCAGGAACTCTTACGGGGAAAGCCAGCTGAAAACGATGATTGATCAAACGATTGTAAATCAATTAGCTGATCAAAAAAACATAGATGTTGAAGAGAAGATTATGGAACGGGAAGTTGCTTTATTAACGTCTATGCAAGGAGTAATGTCCGAAGAAGAATTTGAGGAAAAGGAAGAAGACTGGCGGGAAGATATACGTTATCGATACCAATTAGAACAACTGTTGACGGAGGATATTTCCATTCCTGAGGACGAAATCGAAAGTTATTATGATCAATATGACAATGGTTATGATTTTGCGGCATCCATGCAACTTTCCCATATTGTTGTGCAGAATTTGGATACGGCTGAAAAGGTTGTGAAGGAGTTAGAAGAAGGGGCCGCGTTTCATTTACTTGCTCAGGAATATTCGATAGATGAAGAATCGGCAAATGATGGTGGATACCTTGGATTTATTCCTACAAATAGCCAATTTTTCCCGGAGGGGTACGAAGAAGTAGCTGCAGATATGGAAGAATACTCCTACAGCGATCCGTTTGAGGTAGATTCGGGAGTGGCTATTATTTATCTTCATCGAAAACTTCCATCTATTGAATTTACCTATGAGGAAATAAAACCATATATCGAAAATGAGTTGGCGTTGCATGAGATGGAGCAATCACTCGAGGCAGACCCATTATGGGAAATGTTAGACATCGAATGGATATATCAGGAGTAAGATTACCATAGGAATTTTCAGTGTTTGAGTTGACAATTTGCTGCGAAAAGCGTACGTTGGGATTAATCATACAAAATAACTAGGAATTAGGAGGCATTTCCATGAGAGTTGCTAATAATATTGCTGGTTTAATTGGGGAGACACCGATTGTTAAATTAAATCGCATGACAGATGAAGATAGTGCAGATATTTACTTAAAACTGGAATTTATGAATCCGGGTAGTTCGGTGAAAGATCGTATTGCTTTGTCGATGATTGAAGCAGCAGAAAAAAATGGGTCTTTAAAAGATGGGGACACGATTATTGAACCTACCAGCGGTAATACGGGTATTGGTCTGGCAATGGTAGGAGCCGCAAAAGGATATAAGACGATTTTAGTGATGCCTGATACGATGAGTAAAGAACGCCGCAACTTGCTTCGTGCTTATGGGGCAGAGTTGGTATTGACGCCTGGAGCGGAAGCGATGAAAGGTGCTATTAAGAAAGCAGAAGAATTAAAAGAGCAACATGGCTACTTCATGCCACAGCAATTTAATAATGAGGCAAATACCGAAGTTCATGCACGAACAACAGGGAAAGAAATCGTTGAGCAAATGAGTGACGGTCTGGATGCATTTATCGCTGGAATTGGAACAGGCGGAACGATTACAGGAGCGGGGAGCGTGTTGAAGGATAACTTTGACGGGATTAAGCTCTATGCGGTAGAGCCTGAAGATTCTCCAGTCTTATCCGGCGGTTCTCCAGGTCCACATAAGCTCCAGGGACTTGGCGCTGGATTTGTTCCAAAGATACTGGATACAGATATCTATGAAGAAGTGATCCAAATATCAAATGAAAAGGCATTTGAAACGTCACGCCAAGTTGCAACAACCAATGGAATTTTAGGAGGTATCTCAGCCGGAGCCGCAGTTGCTGCAGCTAAAAAAGTTGCCAAGCAATTAGGCAAAGGCAAGAAAGTACTTGCAGTTATACCTGATAATGGGGAAAGATATTTATCAACGCCCCTGTATCAATTTGATGAAGAATAATGTAGTTACGAAAAAGAAGGGTTAGCATCTAAAATGATTGGGTGCTAGTCCTTTTTTTCTGTGATAAGATGAATAGTAGAAAACTTGGCATCCGCAAAAGGATTTCTTAATGCTCTCTTAGAGAATTTTACCTTTTGAAGGGTAGGCCTTTCATGCAGATACCAAGCCCCGCATTTACGCAGTAAGAAAGTAGTGATACTTTCCTAATTGCCAAATAAATTAGTGGAAGAAGGGAAAAATACGCTTATGATCTTAAAAACAGTAACAAAAACATTCGACTTATCCGATCGCACCCATATAATGGGGATTCTAAATGTTACCCCGGACTCTTTTTCAGATGGTGGTAATTATACGTTGATTGAAAATGCGGTTAAACAGGCTGTGGAGATGGAAAAGCTCGGTGCGGATATCATTGATATTGGCGGGGAATCAACACGCCCGGATCATGAGCCTGTATCACAGGAAGAAGAGATCCGGCGGGTGGTACCGATGATTAAAGCTGTCAAGGACAATATCCATATACCGATTTCTATTGACACATACAAAGCAGAAACGGCCCGCCAGGCAATTGAAGCTGGTGCTGAAATCATTAATGATGTGTGGGGGGCAAAAAGGGACCCCGAAATTGCTAGCATAGCTGCGAATTATCAAGCACCAATTATTTTAATGCATAACCGTACAAATAAGGACTACACTTTCCTGATTGATGATATGAAGAAAGACTTAGCGGAAAGTATTACCATTGCTTTAAAAGCCGGTGTTGCAAGGGAAAATATTGTGCTGGATCCGGGTGTAGGATTTGCTAAAACAGCGAAGGATAATTTAGTTGTCATGAATAATCTGGAACAATTCACTCATTTAGGTTATCCGCTGTTACTAGGGACCTCACGCAAAAGCTTTATCGGTGGTATGTTGGACCTTCCAGCAGAAGAACGGGATCATGGAACCGGAGCAACAACTTGTCTAGGTATTACAAAAGGTGCACAAATCATTCGTGTACATAACGTAAAGGTAAATATGGAGATGGCAAAAATGATGGATGGTATGCTTTCTGAAGCTGAAGGAGGGAAAACAGTTGGATAAAATTATGTTAAATACCATGCAATTTTATGGATTTCATGGTTTGCTACCGGAAGAAAACAAGCTTGGACAACGATTTTATGTGGATGTGGAACTTTTTACAGATTTAAAAAAACCCGGAGAGACTGATGATATGGACGATTCTATTCACTATGGACAGGCCTATGAGCTTATCAAAGAAATTGTGGAAGGCGAGGCAAAGAATTTGGTCGAAGCCGTAGCTGAGACAATTGCGAATCAGTTACTTGCTTCCTTTGCCTTATTAACGGCCTGTACCGTAAAAGTTACAAAGCCGGATCCACCCGTCCCAGGACATTATCAATCTATAGCTGTAGAAATCTTCCGGGAGAAAACCGTATGAATAGCGCATTTATCGCCCTGGGATCTAATATTGAACCAAGAGGGGAATACCTGAGGAAAGCTTTACATTTACTCTCCGAAGAGGGCTCCATCATCATCCGGGAAAAGTCATCAATCTATGAGACTGCACCAGTAGGCTATACTGATCAGTCGGATTTTCTGAATATGGTTATTGAGGTAGATACATCTCTTTCCTCTTATGATTTGTTGGAGTTTTGTCAGAAAGTGGAGCAGAAATTAGGGCGGGATCGCAAAATTCGATTTGGCCCACGAACAATAGATCTTGACATTTTGATCTATAATCAAGAGAATAGTGAAATAGAAAGCTTAATCATTCCACATCCAAGAATGCATGAGCGAGCGTTTGTACTGATACCGTTAGATGAAATTGCGCCAGATTTGATCATACCGACATTGGGGATGCGCGCACGGGATTTTCTAAATAAGCTTCCGGAATCAGACCTCAGCGATGTAACAAAAATCGCCGCAAAATGAGTCAACGGAAGGATGGTGGAGGATTTATAGATGTTTCCTCTATGAAAGAAATAGACTTTTCCTAGATACTTACATATATAATGACTGGAGTGATGAATCGTGTCAGAGGAAGAAAATGAGCAGATGCAAGTTCGCCGTGAAAAATTAAACGCTTATCTCGAACAGGGACTGAATCCCTTTGGCGGAAAATTTTCCAGAACGCATATGGCAGAAGAATTAAAAGAGTTGTATGATCCATTTTCCAAAGAGGAATTGCAGGAAAAGGAAGATCAAGTTACCATCGCCGGTAGAATGATGACAAAGCGGGGAAAAGGGAAGGCTGGTTTTGCGCATTTGCAGGATATAAGCGGCCAAATCCAAATCTACGTACGTCAGGATTCCATTGGTGAGGATGCTTATGAAATTTTTAAAACAACGGATATAGGAGATATCATCGGTGTTACAGGAGTGATGTTTAAGACAAAAGTCGGGGAGTTATCTGTCAAGGCAACCCAGTTCCAATTGTTAACCAAATCACTTCGTCCATTACCGGAGAAATACCATGGCTTAAAAGATGTGGAGCAACGCTATCGTCAGCGTTATCTGGACTTAATTACAAATATGGACAGCAAGGAAACCTTCATATTACGAAGCAAAATTATCCAATCGATGCGTCAATATTTGAACGGGGAAGGATACCTAGAGGTGGAAACACCCATGATGCATGCGATACCGGGTGGGGCATCTGCACGTCCTTTTCAAACCCATCATAACGCATTAGACATGCCATTATATATGCGGATCGCTATTGAGCTGCACTTGAAGCGTTTGATTATCGGTGGATTGGAGAAGGTGTATGAAATTGGGCGGGTCTTTCGTAACGAAGGCGTTTCAACGAGACACAATCCAGAATTTACGATGATTGAGTTATATGAAGCCTTTGCGGATTACCGTGATATTATGACATTAACGGAAAATCTCATCGCACATATTGCTAAGGAAGTGTTAGGTTCAACGACAATTATGTATGGGAATCAGGAAATAGAACTGGAACCAGAATGGACGAAACTGCATATTGTAGATGCGATAAAAGAGGAAACAGGTGTAGATTTCTGGGAGGATATGAGCGACGAGAAGGCAAGAGACCTTGCGAAAGAGCATCGTGTTGAAATTACAGAATCCATGACTTTTGGACATATCGTCAATGAATTCTTTGAACAAAAAGTGGAGGATACGTTAATTCAGCCTACATTTATTTATGGCCATCCACTGGAAATTTCACCATTAGCAAAGAAAAATGATGAAGATGAGCGATTTACGGATCGATTCGAATTATTTATTGTCGGACGTGAACACGCAAACGCATTTAGTGAATTAAATGATCCTATTGATCAAAGAGAGCGTTTTGAAGCTCAAGTAAAAGAAAGAGAAGCAGGAAATGATGAAGCGCAACTAATGGATGATGACTTTCTGGAAGCTCTAGAATATGGCATGCCTCCAACCGGCGGGCTTGGAATTGGTATTGATCGACTTGTTATGCTGCTAACAAACGCCCAATCCATTCGCGATGTATTGTTATTTCCATTAATGCGTGAAAAATAAGCTGATTTGATGGAGGCAGGGACAAAACAAAAGTATTTAACTAAAATACGTATATTGTCAAACGTAGCGAAGGGCATGAGGACATCAGGTCGGCTGAGCATCGGCAGTCCTATGACTCACACCGACAATTGATCATCTTGCTTGGACGGGAGACAAGGTATAGGGGAGACACCGAAGTGCAGTGGGAGCAACATGGCGAGCACAAGAGCCCATCAGTCGCCCTGAGGTGTGCGACGTATACTTTTCAGCGACATATATTTGGGATTTTATTTGTTAAAAACACTTTTGTTCTAGTTCCCTCCCTTTACCATGGAAGTTGGTTGCTAATAAGGTTTTTATTATCGAGAATGTAGGCCAATAAAACTAGTTACTCATTACACTTGCTTAATGAGGGAAATTGCCGACAGACTATGTTCAGCGCACATTGATTGCGAATGAAAAAATGCCCGAATAATAGAAATACAAATTACCACTTATTTCTTTTAAAAATCTCTTGATTTCCGTAAATAATCATGGTAAATTTATTATCGTTGTTGAAACAAAAAGCGACATGAATAAGAAGCAAACTAGGTTAAAAAACCTATTGACTTAAACAAGACAGCGTGTTATATTAATGGAGTCGCCATTTTGCAGGCGGACAAAACATTTATTTCTTAAGAGAAAACGGAAGAAAGTTGTTGATTTTAGGAAATTGATGATGATATAATTAGAAAGTTGCAAATTTAACGCAACATATGCATTTGCTCTTTGAAAACTGAACAAAACAACCAGTATGTCAAACAGATGGTAGAGGAAAGAAATCACGAAGTCCGATGGTTCATCTGGACGGTCGATTTCACCCCTTGAAACCATGTGAAAAGCGAAGATATATCATTGATCGGTGTCAATGATAGACAAACTTCATTATTTTATGGAGAGTTTGATCTTGGCTCAGGACGAACGCTGGCGGCGTGCCTAATACATGCAAGTCGAGCGCGGGAAGCAGGCAATAACCCTTCGGGGTTTGCGCTTGTGGAACGAGCGGCGGACGGGTGAGTAACACGTGGGCAACCTACCTGAGAGACGGGGATAACTCGCGGAAACGCGAGCTAATACCGGATAACACTTTTGATTACCTAATGAGAAGTTGAAAGGCGGCTTTTATGCTGCCACTTTCAGATGGGCCCGCGGCGCATTAGCTAGTTGGTGAGATAAGAGCTCACCAAGGCGACGATGCGTAGCCGACCTGAGAGGGTGATCGGCCACACTGGGACTGAGACACGGCCCAGACTCCTACGGGAGGCAGCAGTAGGGAATCATCCGCAATGGACGAAAGTCTGACGGTGCAACGCCGCGTGAGTGATGAAGGTTTTCGAATCGTAAAACTCTGTTGTTAGGGAAGAACAAGTATCGTTTGAATAAGGCGGTACCTTGACGGTACCTAACCAGAAAGCCCCGGCTAACTACGTGCCAGCAGCCGCGGTAATACGTAGGGGGCAAGCGTTGTCCGGAATTATTGGGCGTAAAGCGCTCGCAGGCGGTCTTTTAAGTCTGATGTGAAATCTTGCGGCTCAACCGTGAGCGGTCATTGGAAACTGGAGGACTTGAGTACAGAAGAGGAGAGTGGAATTCCACGTGTAGCGGTGAAATGCGTAGAGATGTGGAGGAACACCAGTGGCGAAGGCGACTCTCTGGTCTGTAACTGACGCTGAGGAGCGAAAGCGTGGGGAGCGAACAGGATTAGATACCCTGGTAGTCCACGCCGTAAACGATGAGTGCTAGGTGTTAGGGGGTTTCCGCCCCTTCGTGCTGAAGTTAACGCATTAAGCACTCCGCCTGGGGAGTACGGCCGCAAGGCTGAAACTCAAAAGAATTGACGGGGGCCCGCACAAGCGGTGGAGCATGTGGTTTAATTCGAAGCAACGCGAAGAACCTTACCAGGTCTTGACATCCTCTGCGATCGGTAGAGATATCGAGTTCCCTTCGGGGACAGAGTGACAGGTGGTGCATGGTTGTCGTCAGCTCGTGTCGTGAGATGTTGGGTTAAGTCCCGTAACGAGCGCAACCCTTGAGATTAGTTGCCAGCATTGAGTTGGGCACTCTAATTTGACTGCCGGTGACAAACCGGAGGAAGGTGGGGATGACGTCAAATCATCATGCCCCTTATGACCTGGGCTACACACGTGCTACAATGGATGGAACAAAGGGCAGCGAAGCGGCAACGCTAAGCAAATCCCATAAAACCATTCTCAGTTCGGATTGCAGGCTGCAACTCGCCTGCATGAAGCCGGAATCGCTAGTAATCGCGGATCAGCATGCCGCGGTGAATACGTTCCCGGGCCTTGTACACACCGCCCGTCACACCACGAGAGTTAGCAACACCCGAAGTCGGTGAGGTAACACGCTTTGCGTGAGCCAGCCGCCGAAGGTGGGGCCAATGATTGGGGTGAAGTCGTAACAAGGTAGCCGTATCGGAAGGTGCGGCTGGATCACCTCCTTTCTAAGGATAGATAGAAGGCGGAAGCGCCCGTTTAGCGACGTACGAACTGGACTGAGCCGAAGGAGATAAAGAAAACACGATGAACGACAGTGAGTCGATGTTGACTTATTGTACGGAGGTAAAGGAAGTTCGCTAGTCGCTGGGCGCCGGAGCTAGATTGTAAGGAGACATACGTGGTTGTTTGGTTCAGTTTTGAGAGAGCAAATCTCTCTATTTGTACCTTGAAAACTAAATAAGAGTACGAACGACATCAAAACATGAATGTGCTTTTGAAACAAAGCAAGATTTAGTTAAGTGAACAAGAGCGCACGGTGGATGCCTAGGTACGAGGAGCCGAAGAAGGACGGGACTAACGCCGATATGTCCCGGGGAGTTGTAAGTAAACGTTGATCCGGGAATTTCCGAATGGGGAAACCCCCTGTTCGTAATGGAACAGGACGTCTATCTGAATACATAGGATAGATGAGGCACACCCGGGGAACTGAAACATCTCAGTACCCGGAGGAACAGAAAGCAAAAGCGATTTCCCAAGTAGCGGCGAGCGAAACGGAATCAGCCCAAACCGAAAAGCTTGCTTTTCGGGGTTGTAGGACACTCCTACGGAGTTACCAAAAAGTGCTTTAGATGAATCGATCTGGAACGATCAGCCATAGGAGGTAAGAGCCCTGTAATCGAAAGAGCATTTTCTCCGGAGTGTATCCTGAGTACGGCGGAACACGAGAAATTCCGTCGGAATCCGGGAGGACCATCTCCCAAGGCTAAATACTCCCTCGTGACCGATAGTGAACCAGTACCGTGAGGGAAAGGTGAAAAGTACCCCGGAAGGGGAGTGAAAGAGAACCTGAAACCGTGCGCTTACAAGTAGTCGAAGCCCGTTAATGGGTGACGGCGTACCTTTTGTAGAATGGACCGGCGAGTTACGATCCCATGCGAGGTTAAGTGGAAGACACGGAGCCGCAGCGAAAGCGAGTCTGAACAGGGCGTATGCGAGTATGTGGTCGTAGACCCGAAACCGTGTGATCTACCCATGTCCAGGGTGAAGGTCAGGTAACACTGACTGGAGGCCCGAACCCACGTATGTTGAAAAATGCGGGGATGAGGTGTGGGTAGGGGTGAAATGCCAATCGAACACGGAGATAGCTGGTTCTCTCCGAAATAGCTTTAGGGCTAGCCTCAAGGGATGAGTACTGGAGGTAGAGCACTGATTGGACGAGGGGCCCTCACCGGGTTACCGAATTCAGTCAAACTCCGAATGCCAGTTACTTGACCTTGGGAGTCAGACTATGGGTGATAAGGTTCATAGTCGAAAGGGAAACAGCCCAGACCGCCAGCTAAGGTCCCTAAGTATACGTTAAGTGGAAAAGGATGTGGCGTTGCTCAGACAACCAGGATGTTGGCTTAGAAGCAGCCATCATTGAAAGAGTGCGTAATAGCTCACTGGTCGAGTGACGCTGCGCCGAAAATGTACCGGGGCTAAACGTATCACCGAAGCTGCGGATTGTTCTTCGAACAATGGTAGGAGAGCGTTCCAAGTGCTGGGAAGTCAGACCGTGAGGACTGGTGGAGCGCTTGGAAGTGAGAATGCCGGTATGAGTAGCGAAAAAAGAGTGAGAATCTCTTTCACCGAAAGCCTAAGGTTTCCTGAGGAAGGCTCGTCCTCTCAGGGTTAGTCGGGACCTAAGCCGAGGCCGAAAGGCGTAGGCGATGGCCAACAGGTAGATATTCCTGTACCACCTCATGACTGTTAGAATGATGGGGGGACGCAGGAGGATAAGGAAAGCGCACCGATGGAATGGTGCGCCCAAGCAGGGAGCGAGTTGGATAGGCAAATCCGTCCAACGCTAACGTGACTTGTGATGGGGAGGGAAATAAAGTACCGAAGTTCCTGATTTCACACTGCCAAGAAAAGCCTCTAGTGAGGTCATAGGTGCCCGTACCGCAAACCGACACAGGTAGGCGAGGAGAGAATCCTAAGGTGAGCGGGAGAACTCTCGTTAAGGAACTCGGCAAAATGACCCCGTAACTTCGGGAGAAGGGGTGCTCACGAGTAGTGAGCCGCAGTGAATAGGCCCAAGCGACTGTTTATCAAAAACACAGGTCTCTGCGAAGCCGCAAGGCGAAGTATAGGGGCTGACACCTGCCCGGTGCTGGAAGGTTAAGGGGAAACGTTAGCTTTTGGGCGAAGCGTAGAACCGAAGCCCCAGTAAACGGCGGCCGTAACTATAACGGTCCTAAGGTAGCGAAATTCCTTGTCGGGTAAGTTCCGACCCGCACGAAAGGTGCAACGACTTGGGCACTGTCTCAACGAGAGACCCGGTGAAATTATACTATGCGTGAAGATGCGCATTACCCGCGACAGGACGGAAAGACCCCGTGGAGCTTTACTGTAGCCTGATATTGAATGTTCGTGCAGCTTGTACAGGATAGGTGGGAGCCTTAGAATCGTGAGCGCTAGCTTACGAGGAGGCACCCGTGGGATACCACCCTGGCTGCACGCACCTTCTAACCCAGAACCGTGATCCGGTTCGGAGACAGTGTCAGGTAGGCAGTTTGACTGGGGCGGTCGCCTCCTAAAGTGTAACGGAGGCGCCCAAAGGTTCCCTCAGAATGGTTGGAAATCATTCGTAGCGTGTAAAGGCAGAAGGGAGCTTGACTGCGAGACCTACAAGTCGAGCAGGGACGAAAGTCGGGCTTAGTGATCCGGTGGTTCCGTATGGAAGGGCCATCGCTCAACGGATAAAAGCTACCCCGGGGATAACAGGCTTATCTCCCCCAAGAGTTCACATCGACGGGGAGGTTTGGCACCTCGATGTCGGCTCATCGCATCCTGGGGCTGTAGTCGGTCCCAAGGGTTGGGCTGTTCGCCCATTAAAGCGGTACGCGAGCTGGGTTCAGAACGTCGTGAGACAGTTCGGTCCCTATCCGTCGTGGGCGTTGGAAGTTTGAGAGGAGCTGTCCTTAGTACGAGAGGACCGGGATGGACACACCGCTGGTGTACCAGTTGTTCCGCCAGGAGCATGGCTGGGTAGCTACGTGTGGCACGGATAAGTGCTGAAAGCATCTAAGCATGAAGCCACCCTCTAGATGAGACTTCCCATCACATCAAGTGAGTAAGATCCCTCAGAGACGATGAGGTAGATAGGTTCGAGGTGGAAGCGTGGTGACACGTGCAGCTGACGAATACTAATCGATCGAGGACTTAACTAAATGGCTTTTAGATGTACGTTACGAACACTCTTATTTAGTTTTTAGGGTATAAATACATAAAACCCTTGCATTTTCGTTTGGAAATGCCTATAATATATCTTGTCTTTCCTTTTCCATAAGGAAGTGCTGATAAGAAAGAGATCGCGTAAGCCGTTAGGTCTGGTAGTCATAGCGGAGAGGTCACACCTGTTCCCATGCCGAACACAGAAGTTAAGCTCTCCAGCGCCGATGGTAGTTGGGGCTTTGCCCCTGCAAGAGTAGGACGCCGCCAGGCTTTACATATGGTAAAAAACATGCTTAGGATAATGATGTACTATAGTTAGGTTGGTTGTCTGTATAAAATCGAAGTACAAGTGGTGTTGTGAATAATAATTTAACGAAGCATGTGCATTTTCACATCCTATTTCATGGAGGATTAGCTCAGCTGGGAGAGCACCTGCCTTACAAGCAGGGGGTCGCAGGTTCGAGCCCTGCATCCTCCACCATTTGCCGGCCTAGCTCAACTGGTAGAGCAACTGACTTGTAATCAGTAGGTTGGGGGTTCAAGTCCTCTGGCCGGCATCATTAAGTAAACAGGAGCCATTAGCTCAGTTGGCAGAGCATCTGACTTTTAATCAGAGGGTCGGAGGTTCGAACCCTCCATGGCTCATCATCATTTGCGGGTGTGGCGGAATTGGCAGACGCGCTAGATTTAGGATCTAGTGTCTTCGGACGTGGGGGTTCAAGTCCCTTCACCCGCACCATTAATAACTTATCGGGCGGAAGTAGTTCAGTGGTAGAACACCACCTTGCCAAGGTGGGGGTCGCGGGTTCGAATCCCGTCTTCCGCTCCATGTCCTGCCGGGGTGGCGGAATTGGCAGACGCACAGGACTTAAAATCCTGCGGTAGGTTACTACCGTGCCGGTTCGAGTCCGGCCCTCGGCACCATATGCGCCCGTAGCTCAATTGGATAGAGCGCTTGACTACGGATCAAGAGGTTAGGGGTTCGACTCCTCTCGGGCGCACCATCATACGGGAAGTAGCTCAGCTTGGTAGAGCACTTGGTTTGGGACCAAGGGGTCGCAGGTTCGAATCCTGTCTTCCCGACCATTGGATAAGGGGCCTTAGCTCAGCTGGGAGAGCGCCTGCCTTGCACGCAGGAGGTCAGCGGTTCGATCCCGCTAGGCTCCACCAAATAACAAACTAGGTTAAAAAAACCTATTGACTTAAACAAGATAGCGTGTTATATTAATGGAGTCGCCATTTTGCAGGCGGACAAAACATTTATTTCTTAAGAGAAAACGGAAGAAAGTTGTTGATTTTAGGAAATTGATGATGATATAATTAGAAAGTTGCAAATTTAACGCAACATATGCATTTGCTCTTTGAAAACTGAACAAAACAACCAGTATGTCAAACAGATGGTAGAGGAAAGAAATCACGAAGTCCGATGGTTCATCTGGACGGTCGATTTCACCCCTTGAAACCATGTGAAAAGCGAAGATATATCATTGATCGGTGTCAATGATAGACAAACTTCATTATTTTATGGAGAGTTTGATCTTGGCTCAGGACGAACGCTGGCGGCGTGCCTAATACATGCAAGTCGAGCGCGGGAAGCAGGCAATAACCCTTCGGGGTTTGCGCTTGTGGAACGAGCGGCGGACGGGTGAGTAACACGTGGGCAACCTACCTGAGAGACGGGGATAACTCGCGGAAACGCGAGCTAATACCGGATAACACTTTTGATTACCTAATGAGAAGTTGAAAGGCGGCTTTTATGCTGCCACTTTCAGATGGGCCCGCGGCGCATTAGCTAGTTGGTGAGATAAGAGCTCACCAAGGCGACGATGCGTAGCCGACCTGAGAGGGTGATCGGCCACACTGGGACTGAGACACGGCCC
It encodes the following:
- the hslO gene encoding Hsp33 family molecular chaperone HslO; translated protein: MGDYLIKATTNKGMVRAYGVISTQTVKEVCERQDTWATASAALGRTVTITAMMGAMLKGEDTITVKVQGDGPIGGIIADGNAKAEVRGYVTNPHVDFDLNAFGKLDVARAVGTNGTISVVKDLGLKDYFTGEVPIISGEIGEDFTYYFAHSEQTPSAVGAGVLVNPNHSVLAAGGFIIQVMPGATEEVIQQLEEQIQAFPAISTLIQDENTPEDLLQLLFPEEEVKILERLPLQFHCGCSKERIEQAMMGLGNEEIRSMMEEDHGAEVSCHFCNEVYHFTEEELQALIK
- a CDS encoding peptidylprolyl isomerase, which produces MSRKLLLAVIVVLLITNIATLLVWNNQESIVRNNDEAVASIDGEAITYGEWMRSLRNSYGESQLKTMIDQTIVNQLADQKNIDVEEKIMEREVALLTSMQGVMSEEEFEEKEEDWREDIRYRYQLEQLLTEDISIPEDEIESYYDQYDNGYDFAASMQLSHIVVQNLDTAEKVVKELEEGAAFHLLAQEYSIDEESANDGGYLGFIPTNSQFFPEGYEEVAADMEEYSYSDPFEVDSGVAIIYLHRKLPSIEFTYEEIKPYIENELALHEMEQSLEADPLWEMLDIEWIYQE
- the cysK gene encoding cysteine synthase A codes for the protein MRVANNIAGLIGETPIVKLNRMTDEDSADIYLKLEFMNPGSSVKDRIALSMIEAAEKNGSLKDGDTIIEPTSGNTGIGLAMVGAAKGYKTILVMPDTMSKERRNLLRAYGAELVLTPGAEAMKGAIKKAEELKEQHGYFMPQQFNNEANTEVHARTTGKEIVEQMSDGLDAFIAGIGTGGTITGAGSVLKDNFDGIKLYAVEPEDSPVLSGGSPGPHKLQGLGAGFVPKILDTDIYEEVIQISNEKAFETSRQVATTNGILGGISAGAAVAAAKKVAKQLGKGKKVLAVIPDNGERYLSTPLYQFDEE
- the folP gene encoding dihydropteroate synthase codes for the protein MILKTVTKTFDLSDRTHIMGILNVTPDSFSDGGNYTLIENAVKQAVEMEKLGADIIDIGGESTRPDHEPVSQEEEIRRVVPMIKAVKDNIHIPISIDTYKAETARQAIEAGAEIINDVWGAKRDPEIASIAANYQAPIILMHNRTNKDYTFLIDDMKKDLAESITIALKAGVARENIVLDPGVGFAKTAKDNLVVMNNLEQFTHLGYPLLLGTSRKSFIGGMLDLPAEERDHGTGATTCLGITKGAQIIRVHNVKVNMEMAKMMDGMLSEAEGGKTVG
- the folB gene encoding dihydroneopterin aldolase encodes the protein MDKIMLNTMQFYGFHGLLPEENKLGQRFYVDVELFTDLKKPGETDDMDDSIHYGQAYELIKEIVEGEAKNLVEAVAETIANQLLASFALLTACTVKVTKPDPPVPGHYQSIAVEIFREKTV
- the folK gene encoding 2-amino-4-hydroxy-6-hydroxymethyldihydropteridine diphosphokinase: MNSAFIALGSNIEPRGEYLRKALHLLSEEGSIIIREKSSIYETAPVGYTDQSDFLNMVIEVDTSLSSYDLLEFCQKVEQKLGRDRKIRFGPRTIDLDILIYNQENSEIESLIIPHPRMHERAFVLIPLDEIAPDLIIPTLGMRARDFLNKLPESDLSDVTKIAAK